Proteins from one Cydia fagiglandana chromosome 13, ilCydFagi1.1, whole genome shotgun sequence genomic window:
- the LOC134670089 gene encoding transmembrane 9 superfamily member 3, translated as MKILYVLFISLTIVNCDEHTHTYKDGEQVVLWMNTVGPYHNRQETYAYFSLPFCVGTKVTIGHYHETLSEALQGVELEFSGLDITYKDKVPAQQFCAIELTEQSYKALVYAVKNHYWYQMYIDDLPIWGIVGEVDGDSYYIWTHKKFDIGYNGNRIVEVNLTAENKERLTPDAKIPFTYEVNWKKSNIKFEDRFDKYLDPNFFQHRIHWFSIFNSFMMVIFLVGLVSMILMRTLRKDYARYSKDDDLDDLEKDLGDEYGWKQVHGDVFRPVPHLGLFSALVGAGYQLTTVTLAVIIFTIFGELYTERGSLLSTAIFIYAATSPVNGYFGGSLYARMGGKLWIKQMLLSAFLLPVLVCGTAFFINFIAMYYHASRAIPFGSMVAVMSICTFVILPLTLVGTVLGRNLAGQPDYPCRINAVPRPIPEKKWFMEPFIIIIMGGILPFGSIFIEMYFIFTSFWAYKIYYVYGFMLLVFVILMIVTVCVTIVCTYFLLNAEDYRWQWTSFLSAGSTALYVYLYSFYYFLFKTKMYGLFQTTFYFGYMALFSLALGVICGTVGYIGTSIFVRKIYSTVKID; from the coding sequence ATGAAAATCCTCTATgtactatttatttcattgaCTATAGTAAATTGTGATgaacatacacatacatacaagGATGGCGAGCAAGTGGTGCTATGGATGAACACTGTGGGCCCATACCACAATCGCCAGGAGACGTATGCATATTTTTCGCTACCGTTTTGCGTCGGCACCAAAGTAACAATCGGGCACTACCATGAAACTTTATCGGAAGCGCTTCAGGGTGTGGAGCTTGAATTTAGTGGCCTCGACATTACCTACAAGGATAAAGTTCCTGCACAGCAGTTTTGCGCTATAGAACTTACTGAGCAGTCATATAAAGCCCTCGTCTATGCTGTGAAAAACCACTACTGGTACCAAATGTACATTGACGACCTGCCTATATGGGGAATCGTTGGCGAAGTGGATGGTGACAGCTACTATATCTGGACGCACAAAAAGTTTGATATTGGCTACAATGGAAACAGAATAGTTGAAGTAAACCTTACTGCGGAGAATAAGGAGCGACTTACACCGGATGCAAAAATTCCGTTCACATATGAAGTCAATTGGAAGAAGAGCAATATTAAGTTTGAAGACAGGTTTGATAAATACTTGGATCCCAACTTTTTCCAACACAGGATCCACTGGTTCAGCATCTTCAACAGTTTCATGATGGTCATATTCTTGGTGGGGCTGGTGTCTATGATTCTTATGAGGACTCTCCGTAAAGACTACGCTAGATACTCTAAGGATGATGACCTGGATGATTTAGAGAAAGATTTGGGAGATGAGTATGGTTGGAAACAAGTACATGGTGATGTGTTCCGTCCTGTTCCCCACTTGGGGTTGTTCTCTGCTTTAGTAGGGGCTGGCTATCAGCTTACCACTGTGACCTTGGCTGTCATTATATTCACGATATTTGGTGAACTTTACACTGAGAGGGGTTCATTATTGTCTACTGCTATTTTCATTTATGCTGCAACTTCTCCAGTGAATGGGTACTTTGGGGGCTCCCTGTATGCCAGGATGGGTGGTAAGCTATGGATCAAGCAGATGCTCCTCTCTGCTTTCTTACTCCCAGTACTGGTCTGTGGTACTGCattctttattaattttattgctatGTATTATCATGCCTCGAGAGCTATTCCATTTGGCAGTATGGTGGCTGTGATGTCCATTTGCACTTTTGTTATCCTACCACTGACTTTAGTAGGCACTGTTCTGGGCCGTAACTTAGCTGGTCAACCAGACTATCCTTGCCGTATCAATGCTGTCCCTCGGCCCATACCAGAAAAGAAGTGGTTCATGGAACCGTTCATTATTATCATCATGGGTGGTATTTTACCTTTTGGTTCAATATTTATTGAGATGTACTTCATATTCACATCTTTCTGGGCTTACAAAATCTACTATGTGTATGGATTTATGTTGCTTGTGTTTGTGATCCTTATGATTGTGACAGTGTGTGTAACCATTGTGTGCACATACTTTTTGTTAAATGCTGAGGACTACCGCTGGCAGTGGACTAGCTTCCTCTCTGCTGGAAGTACAGCTCTCTATGTATACTTGTATTCCTTCTATTACTTCCTGTTCAAAACGAAAATGTATGGTCTATTCCAAACCACTTTCTACTTTGGCTACATGGCTCTCTTCAGTTTAGCTCTTGGTGTAATTTGTGGGACTGTAGGCTACATTGGCACTAGTATTTTTGTTAGAAAAATTTATTCTACAGTAAAGATTGATTGA